From the Longimicrobium sp. genome, one window contains:
- a CDS encoding GTP-binding protein: MAKAKFERNKPHVNVGTIGHVDHGKTTLTAAITRIQAAQGLADFISFDNIDKA; encoded by the coding sequence ATGGCCAAGGCCAAGTTTGAGCGCAACAAGCCGCACGTGAACGTGGGCACCATCGGGCACGTGGACCACGGCAAGACCACGCTGACGGCCGCGATCACGCGGATCCAGGCGGCCCAGGGGCTCGCCGACTTCATCAGCTTCGACAACATCGACAAGGCT